In Citrus sinensis cultivar Valencia sweet orange chromosome 2, DVS_A1.0, whole genome shotgun sequence, a single genomic region encodes these proteins:
- the LOC127900352 gene encoding uncharacterized protein LOC127900352 produces MTFQKEYLDLVLVPLGLLIMFTYHLFLLYRYLHHPHTTAFGFENNDKRAWVERFMQVEKKDASVAITVITSNISAATFLSTVSLTLSSLIGAWLGSSTNNIFESELILGDTRASTISIKYISLLSCFLLAFSCFVQSTRHFVHATYLISMPEDNVPVKYAEIAIIKGGEFWSLGLRALYFALNLLLWFFGPIPMFLSSIILVIILHYLDTNTTPLHNYSTSESCTDQKVADRIYGKATFIDHNNNRGCGLR; encoded by the exons ATGACTTTCCAAAAGGAGTACCTTGATCTGGTTTTGGTCCCCTTGGGGCTGCTGATCATGTTTACATACCATCTATTCCTTCTTTACAGATACCTTCATCATCCTCACACCACAGCCTTCGGCTTCGAAAACAACGATAAAAGAGCTTGGGTCGAAAGATTTATGCAG GTTGAGAAGAAGGACGCTAGTGTAGCTATAACGGTGATAACATCAAACATATCTGCAGCAACATTTTTATCTACAGTCTCCTTAACTCTGAGCTCTCTGATTGGGGCCTGGCTTGGCAGCTCAACAAATAACATATTTGAGAGCGAACTAATATTGGGAGACACTAGGGCATCCACCATCTCAATCAAGTACATAAGCCTTCTCTCGTGTTTTCTACTAGCTTTTTCTTGTTTCGTTCAATCCACCAGGCATTTTGTCCACGCTACTTATCTCATAAGCATGCCAGAAGACAACGTCCCTGTTAAGTACGCCGAGATAGCCATTATTAAAGGTGGTGAATTTTGGTCACTAGGACTTAGAGCTTTGTATTTTGCCCTTAATTTGCTCCTTTGGTTTTTTGGTCCTATACCTATGTTTCTTTCCTCCATTATTCTAGTCATTATCCTCCACTATCTTGACACCAATACAACTCCCCTACATAACTACTCTACTTCGGAGAGCTGTACGGATCAAAAGGTCGCTGACAGAATTTACGGGAAGGCTACATTTATCGATCATAATAACAATCGTGGGTGTGGGTTAaggtaa
- the LOC102630490 gene encoding isoflavone 4'-O-methyltransferase-like: MGDIENQGVTLREMFEGQVHLKKGVIKILSSMSLKCAVELGIADVIHSHGRPITLSELASALNIQPTKTRSLFHFMRLFVHVGLFLKTKVVNHNEQEEAYGLTPTSTLLIKDNSYCLSPLVTGLLDQDFVSSFQYLSSWFKANDLTLWETVRGLKFWDYLNQNPGLSQQFNQVIESDSVMATLLVKDCRPIFQGLRSMVDVGGGTGAFARIISEAFPGIKCTVLDLPHAVTDMPQTDNLKYIEGDMFQFIPPSDAFFFKTVFHFFDDEDCLKLLKKCREAIASNGERGKVLIIDIVIDEKEDDRELTESKLLFDIFMNFNVGGKERTEQEWGSLFVNAGFTHYKIAPIFGIKSLIEVYP, from the exons ATGGGTGACATTGAAAATCAAGGGGTCACTCTAAGAGAGATGTTTGAAGGTCAAGTTCATCTGAAAAAGGGtgtcattaaaattttaagttccATGTCACTCAAATGTGCGGTTGAGCTAGGCATAGCGGACGTAATTCACAGCCACGGACGACCGATCACTCTTTCTGAGTTGGCCTCAGCTCTTAACATTCAGCCTACAAAAACTCGTAGTCTATTCCATTTCATGCGTCTGTTCGTTCACGTGGGCTTGTTTTTAAAAACCAAAGTTGTCAACCACAACGAACAAGAAGAAGCCTATGGCCTCACGCCTACTTCTACCCTGCTCATCAAAGATAATTCTTACTGTTTGTCACCACTTGTTACTGGATTGCTTGACCAAGATTTTGTCTCTTCATTCCAGTATTTAAGTAGTTGGTTCAAAGCGAACGATCTCACGTTATGGGAAACTGTACGCGGGTTGAAGTTTTGGGACTATCTGAACCAGAACCCTGGATTAAGCCAGCAGTTCAACCAAGTAATTGAAAGTGATTCTGTAATGGCAACCTTGCTTGTCAAAGACTGCAGGCCAATCTTTCAAGGGTTGCGCTCCATGGTTGACGTAGGAGGTGGAACGGGTGCATTCGCGAGAATCATATCTGAAGCATTCCCCGGCATCAAGTGCACAGTACTTGACCTCCCACATGCTGTCACTGACATGCCTCAGACTGACAACTTGAAATACATAGAGGGTGACATGTTTCAGTTTATTCCTCCGTCAGACGCCTTTTTCTTCAAG AcggtttttcatttttttgatgACGAGGATTGCTTGAAGCTATTGAAGAAATGCAGAGAAGCTATTGCAAGCAATGGTGAGAGAGGAAAGGTATTAATCATAGATATTGTAATCGATGAAAAGGAAGATGACCGTGAATTAACAGAATCAAAGCTCTTGTTTGACATTTTTATGAACTTTAATGTTGGTGGAAAAGAGAGAACTGAGCAAGAATGGGGAAGTCTTTTCGTGAACGCCGGTTTCACTCACTACAAAATAGCTCCTATATTTGGTATCAAGTCCCTCATTGAAGTCTATCCGTAA
- the LOC127900448 gene encoding isoflavone 4'-O-methyltransferase-like, with the protein MGDIENDGVTVRELFEGQAHLYKGIVKNLSSMSVKCAVELGIADAIHSHGRPITLSELASALNIQPTKTRSLFHFMRLLVHMGLFSKTKVDNHNEQEEAYGLTPTSTLLIKDKPYCLSPLVTGLLDQDYVSSFQHLSRWFKGNDLTLWESFGGLKFWDYLNQNTALTKRFNQAMESDSEMATLIVKDCKPIFQGLRSLVDVGGGTGAFARIISEAFPGIKCTVLDLPHAVTDMPQTDNLKYVVGDMFQFIPAADAFFFKTVFHLFDDEDCLKLLKKCREAIASNGERGKVLIVDIVINEKEDDRELTEAKLLFDTLMNFNVGGRERTEQEWESLFVNAGFTHYKVAPIFGIKSLIEVYP; encoded by the exons ATGGGTGACATTGAAAATGACGGGGTAACTGTAAGAGAGTTGTTTGAAGGTCAAGCTCATCTGTATAAGGGCATCGTTAAGAATTTAAGTTCTATGTCAGTCAAATGTGCGGTTGAGCTAGGCATAGCGGACGCAATTCACAGCCACGGACGACCAATCACTCTGTCTGAGTTAGCCTCAGCTCTCAACATTCAGCCTACAAAAACTCGAAGTCTATTTCATTTCATGCGTCTGTTAGTTCACATGGGCTTGTTTTCAAAAACCAAAGTTGACAACCACAACGAGCAAGAAGAAGCATATGGCCTCACACCTACTTCGACCCTGCTCATCAAAGATAAGCCCTACTGTTTGTCACCACTTGTCACTGGATTGCTTGACCAAGATTATGTCTCTTCATTCCAGCATTTAAGTAGGTGGTTCAAAGGGAACGATCTCACATTATGGGAATCTTTCGGCGGGTTGAAGTTTTGGGACTATCTGAACCAGAACACTGCATTAACCAAGCGGTTCAACCAAGCAATGGAAAGCGATTCTGAAATGGCAACCTTGATTGTCAAAGACTGCAAGCCAATCTTTCAAGGGTTGCGCTCCCTGGTTGATGTAGGAGGTGGAACGGGTGCATTCGCGAGAATCATATCTGAAGCATTCCCCGGCATCAAGTGCACAGTACTTGACCTCCCACATGCGGTCACTGACATGCCTCAGACTGACAACTTGAAGTACGTAGTGGGTGATATGTTTCAGTTTATTCCTGCGGCAGACGCCTTTTTCTTCAAG ACggtttttcatttatttgatgaCGAGGATTGCTTGAAGCTATTGAAGAAATGCAGAGAAGCTATCGCAAGCAATGGCGAGAGAGGAAAGGTATTAATCGTCGATATTGTAATCAATGAAAAGGAAGATGACCGTGAATTAACAGAAGCAAAGCTCTTGTTTGACACTTTGATGAACTTTAATGTTGGTGGAAGGGAGAGAACTGAGCAAGAATGGGAAAGTCTTTTCGTGAATGCCGGTTTCACTCACTACAAAGTAGCTCCGATATTTGGTATCAAGTCCCTCATTGAAGTCTATCCGTAA